A single region of the Mercenaria mercenaria strain notata chromosome 6, MADL_Memer_1, whole genome shotgun sequence genome encodes:
- the LOC123550054 gene encoding hepatitis A virus cellular receptor 1-like has translation MTRENHGTYCINVCKTLMYRYAVETLPEATSTPPTTTTARKILTVTIKEFTEPTSLDLITTLPDTTVTPSSTPTTVTIIPTDTIKDFTEQTTGDQTNKETEKVDIQSATSLQISAKATVEIIYVFTNHIRQQTSISIREPESTNTVLSTAMNTITLTTKTTKLANSGSIAIYISVSVISIVLIDVTAIVIVCRWR, from the exons ATGACGCGAGAAAACCATGGCACGTACTGTATTAACGTTTGCAAGACGTTAATGTACAGATATGCTG TAGAAACCCTACCGGAGGCAACTTCcacaccaccaacaacaacaactgcCAGGAAAATATTGACTGTCACGATTAAAGAATTTACCGAACCGACTAGTCTTGATCTAA TAACGACGCTACCTGATACAACTGTTACACCGTCATCTACTCCAACAACTGTCACTATAATACCGACTGACACGATTAAAGATTTTACAGAACAGACTACTGGGGATCAAA CCAATAAGGAGACAGAAAAAGTTGATATACAGTCAGCAACTAGTTTACAAATTAGCGCGAAAGCAACAGTTGAAATCATCTATGTGTTTACCAATCATATCAGACAACAAACAAGTATAT CAATAAGGGAACCAGAATCAACAAATACAGTTTTGTCAACAGCCATGAATACTATCACGTTAACAACAAAAACCACAA aaTTGGCAAACAGCGGCTCTATTGCAATATACATCTCTGTTTCGGTTATCTCTATAGTGTTGATTGACGTCACCGCAATCGTCATCGTCTGTAGATGGAGGTga